TTTCCGCTGGCGCGTGTTGAAGCCCAACACCTATGAACAGATGGCAATGGACACACTGTGTATGTTCATACATATGTCATAGCAATGGGGAGATACCTCTGACTAATGAATGAATGGACCATGAGTGGAGGAGTTAGAGGAGgagaactggggggggggggtcccaccTCGAGGTTGCCTCCCACTCTGGCCAGTAGAGGGGGCAGTGGCTTGTCCCTTTCGTTCCTCATCTGACGACGAGACTGCCTACGAcctacagagggagagagagagagagagagagagagagagagagagagagagagagagagagagagagagagatggagagagcaagagacagagagaaacagaaagagaaagagacagagggagaggatagagacaaaaatggagagacagaagtagagacagagagagagaagataaacagagagagaaaaagagcaagagagatggCTAGGTGAGAGGTGTTCCAAGTCAATCCAATTACCCAGCCATTATGTCTGTGAATATCGTCATGATTCAGACATAATCATTGCATTATGTTCCTACAGCCTCATAGCTACCTTCTGGCCTCTCGTCGAAgtcttcgtcctcctcctcggagCCCACTGAATACTCGGACTGGTTATCTGAAATATCAGCATGCCACTCTGAAACAGCACATGGTGTTCTGTCAATAGGCTAGGCCCATTCACCATGTCTACATTAGCAGTCCCATCCATTTACAAAGGCAAACCTAACCATTAGAATACCCAGACATTCAACGAACCACAACCCTAGCCTGAAACAGTTGCAGCAAATTGGCAGTGCGGCGTAGGACTTTTTAATGTTGTTAGACTATAAATAAGGACTGCTAAAAATAAAGGTGCGAATCAGATAATCATGCAGCTGCATCATAAAAAGAAACACGATACAGCGCTGTAAAGTTCATAAGGTAATTAAAATGCAATCCAACATCCATCTTCAGACATCTTCACACAAGTGAGtaaatcaaccccccccccccccccccccccccccccccccccccccccccccccccccccccccccccccccccccccccccccccccccaacgtgTCCGGAACAACTCCAAAGACTGCCCTGCAGACAAATGTCAGGACGCATTCACATTCACGGCATCCTCTTCCAGAACATTCTGGGGGAGTTCCTGTGGGCCCCCTCGGCCTGTACCTTGGTCCTCCTGGGCGGCGTCGTTGTAGTTGACAGGCTTGCGGTTCCTCTTGCCCTTGCCCAGCTTGCTGGCCAGGTCTTCCTGCTGCTGCTCGTAATGGTGCCTCAGCAGCTTCTCCCAGTAGTCCGGGTCCACGTTCTCCTCCTGCTTGATGATCTCCCGCTCGATCTCCTCGATCTAGACACACAGGGGGAGGTACGCGGGGAGTCATCGGAGATCCGTTTCATTTCACGTCGTGTTTAATGGGACACACCTGTATTTGTTCACTTCAGTCGTTTGAAGTATTTTATTCTTATACTTACTTCTTACTTAATTCATACCGATTTATGAGAAaggagttggagagagggacaagCGTGGAACAATAAACTCAGTAAAAATAGGAATGCGGTTCAAAACGTGAGATTTTCAACCGTTTTTTTTCCGaaatctccctcttcccccacgATGATTTCCTTTCggtctccctcgctccctctcttcctccccctcctccccgtctctcacCTTGTCCTCCTCCCGCACCATGTACTGGGCCACCTTAAAGGAGCTCAGGTACTCGTTCATGTTCTGCATGTCCGTGTCGTCGGTGGCGTCCTGGCTGCGGTCTAGTAGCCGCTCGATGGCGCCGCTGTCGTAGTGGATCACGCTGCCCTCGTCGTCCCTGCTGTCTCCCACTGGACGCCGCACAGGACAACAGACGCAGGAAGAGAGACGGACGTGAATGGAAGGCTTTGAATTAACGACGAATCCCTCATTTATGTCTAAGTTTGGCTTATCTCACTGTCTGGAAATGATGAGTGAGCCAATTATTGAGAGTGTTGCCATGGGAAAAAATACAGTAATAAACACATAACAATTGTAAGatgtcatttttatattttctgacAGAGGGCCAAAAGCTTGGCGTATGAAATTTGAAATGTTCACTGACTGAAGGTTGTGGAAGCTCCTTTCTTTCCACGTTTCAACGAACTGCCTCCAGAACCTTCGAAAAAGATTGTTGTGGGTGAGAGACTTTTTGTGTACGCACCATAAGTGCAGCAATCCCTTAAGGGACAAACTCAAAAAGAACACAGCAGAATtgtagcccctccccccctcccccatgtcaAAGGtaaccctcccccttcctcctcctccttctccctcactttcGATCTCGTCTTTGAAGAGCTCCTCAGTGCCAAACTTGAGGATGTCATCCAGCTCCTGCTTGGTCATGGAGCCGGCCTTGGAGCCCAGGCCTGGcctcaccaccaggtgggtcAGCATCATCTTCCTCTTGGCCACCTGGGTGATCCTCTCCTCCACGCTGGCGCGCGTCACAAAGCGGTAGATCATCACCTTGTTGGCCTGGCCGATGCGGTGGGCTCGACTGAACGCCTGGGAGCGAAGGGAGGCGAAGGATAACAAAccggaagagaaaaagagagacaaacatTGTTGTATTATATAAACTATATATACAAGTATAAAACTAATATTATGGTAGCGAGATGTTCTGGAAGGAGATGAGTGGCCACTCATTGAATGACCACGGTTTTAACcctgtttaatgttttttttaatttttttttaatatttttgaaACGCTGTTTCAACTCAGTTGTGACTGATCCATACAATGAAACTGCTACAAGATCGACAAAgatcacactgacagacagcctCTGTGTCAGTGTACCTGGATGTCATTGTGGGGGTTCCAGTCGGAGTCGAAAATGATGACGGTGTCGGCTGTGGCCAGGTTGATGCCCAGACCACCGGCCCTGGTGGAGAGCAGGAAGCAGAACTGACACGCTCCaggggctgagagacagagacacagagagagacagaaagagagagagacagagaagagagacacagagagagagggggatagagagagacagacagagagacagagacagagagagacagagagagatacacaaatagagagacagaggtagagagtgtgagagagacaggagacaacgagacagagacagaaggagacagatgaaagaaagagagacagaaggagagagacaaaccaAGATTACATGTAAAAAATGTGACGGTCTGTTCTGTAATAGTTGATATGTTATGTCATACCCATGTACCATAGATAATATTTAGCAACTCTCAACTTTGTACAATTTCTTGGAACCACTACTAGAAAACAATTCTCTGAGGACAATTCTTGAATAACAAACGTTGTTTTCAGCCATGTCACATAAATAGTGCGGCAAGAAACACAGAGTTGAACCCACCGTTGAACCTGTCTATGGCTTCCTGTCTGAGTGCCCCTGTGACGCTTCCGTCTATCCTCTCATACTTATAACCTTCAAAGTCCAGGAAGTCCTCCAGCAGGTCCAACATCTTGGTCATCTACAGCCAGGAACACGAGGCggccacagagagaaagagggagggaaggagaggtatTATGTGtgcaaaagagagaggcaggcataGACTTCCATATTCATGTCAGATCTGCTAAGCCTCGGTGGACATACTGTGCATTGTCCTCATAAACGAGGACATCCTGGGTCCCATATAAGGTATATCATGGTATGTGCTTTGGCTTCAAAGATGTCCCCAAtagtgagtcagatggctgagcggtgagggagtcgggctagtaatcagaaggttgccggatcgattccccgccgtgccaaaatgacgttgtgtccttgggcaaggcacttcaccctacttgcctcagggggaatgtccctgtacttactgtaagtggctctggataagagcgtctgctaaatgactaaatgtaattagtATGTTTATTCCTTGTGTATCCCgtacatactgtgtgtgtgcgtgtgtttacctGAGAGAAGACGAGGACACGATGGCCCTGGTCCTTCAACTTCCTCAGCATATTTTGCAGCAGCATCAGTTTCCCAGAAGCCTTTGTGAGGCCCCCTCCCTCGTACGCCCCGCTCGCCGTCTTAGGCGCTTCCTGCACAGCAGCACAACAACACGGCCGTCACACGCCCACCCCGTGTCACGGTGAAACGCACGGCATGCATGTGCACTCCAAATGAAATGCTGTCCGTGCTTATTCGACTTGCAGTTCTTTGGAACAGAAATATTAACCCGTTATAGAGTAACTGACGATACAAAAGCCAGGTTCATAGGGAAACAATaattgtttatatattttttaatgtaCTGTCAAACGTATTTTCACAAAGCCTAAGTTCGCCACAAGATGTCACTTGACTGCCATTTCGAGGCAGATACAGAAACGTTGGCAGCAATATCGTTGGCTAGACTAATTGTATAGACAAACTGTCTTGTCAGGAGAATGAGGCCAGTGGCTAAATGGGTTGGTAGGAGAAAGAGGGTGCAAGAGAAGAGTTCAAAAATATGgattgaaagtgtgtgttttcaaGGCCTGCGTCAAATGTCTGGCAGTGCCCGTCTCACCATGGAGGCCACAGGGAAGAGGTAGGGGTGGTTGCAGCACTTCTTGAGGTCCATCATGATGTTGAGAAGAGACACTTGGTTCCCTCCCCCTTTAGAGTTGAGAGCCTCAAAGTTCCTCGTCAGAATCAACTTGTAGTATTTCCTAACCGAGCAGAGATATCAATGAATCAATCCACCGACGCTATGTTTTTTATGGCACAtttcaaaaacacaacacaagttGACCAAAGGGCTTTACGGTCCCAACGTTACGAAACACCTATCCACATAGACAATCAAATCGAAAACTCATCACTATTCAGTGCATCCATGCATTTAAGGACAATTATAAGGAACATGGGGAGAATGTTTGAAACAACACGTCTAAGGATCTAATATGTAGCAGGAGGCTATTCAAGAGGAAGATGGATATTCCATATGAAGAGAGCTTGTTGCTTATTGGACTTCTTTTATTTTCTCCTTCATCcatccgtccgtccatccatccattctccCTTCCCATCAACCATTCACCTCGCAAAAAAAGGGCATGCACGCCCTTTTTCCCCCaatcacatccccccccccccgccacagtCTATCCACCtgtcccgcccccctccttACTTCTGCATGGGGCTGAGCTCCACGCGCACAATCAGCTCCGTCTTGGCCGGCATGTTCTTGAACACGTCCGCCTTCAGCCTCCGCAGCATGTGAGGCCCCAGCAGGTCGTGGAGCTTCTTGATCTGGTCCTCCTTGGAGATGTCCGCAAACTCCTCCAGGAAGCCCTCCAGGTTGCTGCGGGGAACGGCGAGGGTTGCAGAagtggggggtcgggggggggttagggggtcagtaacattgcactactgtacctcactgtacttcgccattaggctcctgtatggtcattgacattgtcactgatctgcaattttgcactattgtactgtactccacctcggttagaataggttatagggttgtaataggtattatgtgcatttagggttagtatagtgtattatttattgttatctgtataattaggaagtttcacttaattaagctcagcatagatgtaaatgatgttctgtgtacttatatgttatgttatgccaggtgcttgcgttgtcttgtcttaagaatttcagtgcccggtctgaccttgtgttgttctgtgtacctgacaaataaaagacttgaacttaggGCTCTTcgtatgtgtgtgctttgttcCGAGTGGCTTGCCGACTCGAGCGTGCTGGGCCAGGATGGCGGGGGCTCACTTGAAGCGGTTGGGAGTGAGGAAGTTGAGCAGGTGGAACAGTTCCTCCAGGTTGTTCTGCAGGGGGGTTCCTGTCAGCAGCAGCTTGTGGTCAATCTTGTAGTCGTTCAGACGCCTGAAGAACTGACACGGGAGAGGAGGACGCGGTTGTCGAATCAAACTGGGATCACACGCGctctcgcacacaaacacacccgtccacacacgcacagacacgcgTGTCCTACCTTGGACTGGTTGTTCTTGAGGCGGTGGGCCTCGTCCACAACCAGGCAGGCCCAGTCTATAGACTTGAGAGACGTCTGGTCTATAGTAACCAGCTCATAGGACGTCAGCAGAACATGGAACTTGATAGGGGCGTCTCTCTGGAGAacggaagagagaggaagaggggaggagagaaagggagggagggagatcgaaagggagagaagaaaagagagagaattcattttcattcattcaattcaGTTTTTTAAGACAATTGATTAGACACATCCAAAGAGCAAATTCCTCTTTTCTTGccccctctttcccttcctttAACCCCTCGCACTCCCTCATCCCcacttctctccctcaccctcagctTGAAagccttcttccctcccttgACGGCCATGTCGTCGAAGGAGAACTCGTTCTCGCGGATGACCGCCCTGCTGTCTTTGTCCCCGGTGTAGGTGAGCACGTAGAAGTCCGGAGCCCACATCTCAAACTCTCGCTCCCAGTTGAtgatggtggagaggggagCGCTGACCAGGAATGGACCCTTAGTGTGGCCCTGGAGGGGGAAGGACCAGTGCTCTTTAGTGACAGAATGAGTAGGCAAACTAGAGATTGCCTCAACTAGAGTTGATCGTTAAAATTTGTTCAATTGTGAAATTAATTTATTCAACGGGATTCcacatttacattcattcaaCTGGCAGGTGCTTTAGTCCAGAGCGCTGTGCAAATAATGTGTATAAACAGCGGCAGTTTCAACGGGGATTAAGAAATTCGAAACTAGAGGTGAAAACATACACTTGTCGGAGTACATCCTCTCTTAATCTGCATGTACACAGATACCCAGACACAAGCAGACAGTCTCCCCTtcactccctacacacacaaagactcccacccacccacgcacacacacacacacacacacacacagccgtacCTCTTTAAAGAGGGAGTAGAGGAAGACGATGGTCTGGATGGTCTTGCCCAGGCCCATCTCGTCGGCCAGGATGGTGTCGGTGCCCTGAGCCCAGGAGAACCTCAGCCAGTTGAGCCCCTCCAGCTGGTACAGGTGCAGCGTGCCCCCCGTCACCGACACAAACTCCGGCTGCTCCTCGTACTTGATCGTCGGCTGTTAGGCCGGGGAGGGGACggcgacgacgacgacaatgGGGCGGTCATaaaaaaaggaggaggaagagagcatgGGGGAACAACGGGATCACGTGGATTGTCGCCGACACGGATGACAGACGAGACGGTCGTCGATTTGGAAACGTTGGCATTGTAAACTTTGCGCGTCCTTGGGGAACGCCAGGTTTGATCTCATGAACTCACGTCGTTGACGGGTGAGCCAGGAGCCTCTtcgctctcctccatcctcacgTTCCTCATCCTCCTGGGCTTGTCTGGGTCCTCCTTCATCACCTCATTCCTGTGACACACGGGAAAGAAACTATATTTCCCATACTGTAGCTGTTGTTTGTAGGAATCCCTCAGTAGCAAAAAAAAGTAGTCAAAAAATGGAACCCAAAACTACTGttcaatgtatgtgtgtgtgtgtgtagtccatGCAGGGCCTAGGCCAGGACAGTACCTGTGTCTCCAGTAGTTGGCCTTGTGGATGGCAAACTCGGGGATCTCCAGGTCATCTCTCTCCCATGTGCACTGGTCATAGGTCAGATCTCTCCACTTGACCAGGTAGTGGTACACCCCCTTTTTATCCAGACTGGGAGGCACAACAGCAGCAGGCAAGTGAACATGACGGGAAGATGGTGATGGTCCTCATTTGAGACATacacagactcaaacacacactagtAAAGAAAGAGTCATTGAAATGCCGATCAAACGCTTCAGTTGGACAAGTGCGTGGTGATTCTACCGGAGGAATTCATCCATTCAGCTCAGTTGCACGGGCTGTTTAGACAAATGGAGCCTTTGATGAAAGTCGCGAGCACCTGCTGATGCattcagctgcacacacacacacacacacgtacactcacGCACGTACACACCTGTGGTTGATGATGCGGTGGATCATCATCCATTCAGGCTTTATGTAGTATCGGTAGAACCTCTCTTCCAGGGCGGCATACTGGGGGTCTTTCAGCCGTCGCTTCTCGCTCTTCCCCCCGCCCTCCTCGTCCCCGGACCCGTAGTCTAGCGGAGGGGGCTCGTCcatgtctgtcttcctctggtAGTTGCGGAACATCACCGAGTGGAATATCTCCAACTGAAGCGGGgtcgagagagaggaggaggaggggggattggAAGGAGGAAGAATGGAAGAGCAGAgtttgaaaaaaactaaaatcctGTATGTGTTGAACACATCCATACACCTCATCCAGGCGTCCCAGGCCATCCATGGAAGATGCTATCCTCCTCTTTTCCACCTGTCCTTCTCTTCTTttcctctatccctccttcctcctcggccccccctcttctctcggCCTGTCTTACCTGTAGCTCAGTGATCCACGTGCAGTGCCAGTAGGACTGCCCCGCCAGCTTGACGAAaaactccctctctgccctgcccttcataggaggcggaggaggggcaTCGGGCAGGGCGTCGGGGGGCGGGGGCACAGGTATGGGGGGTGGCGGCTCGCCCCATCGCCAGTGAAGGATCTTCTGAACCCGTCCTTTGATGTGGGGACACTAGGGTGGAGGGGGAACCATAACAAACGGCGTATGCATTTATAATCCATTTCAATTTTCGGATATCGTCACACTGTGTTACCGCTaccctttttttttaaagacgaAACAACAGAATGGAACGAAACGTGCAATGCTGAAAGCCGACACACGCTGGGCCTAGTCGCCACCATTAGTGTTCCACGAGGCACGGTAGGAGCTGTGACTCACAGTGCATCGTGGGCACAGCCACTCTCCGTTGGGGATCTCTGGCAGAGGTGGGTTGAGACAGTGGATGTggtaggaggaggtgcaggtgtCGCAGCATAACAGCTCCCCTCCGTCCTTGCACACCCGGCAGAACTCCATGTGgtcgtcgtcctcctcctcctcctcctccacccccaccggcACCCCCCCGGCCCCCGCCTGTCCCGCTGCCccgtcctccatctcctcctcgaAATCTTCAAACTCCTCGTCCTTTGCTTCCCACTGGATCCCTTCTTTCTcctggaggaaaaggagaacATCTcagtgagtcagatggctgagcggtgagggagtcgggcaagtaatcagaaggttgccggatcaattccccgccccgccaaaatgacgttgtgtccttgggcaaggcacttcaccctacttgcctcggggggaatgtccctgtacttactgtaagtcgctctggataagggcgtctgctaaatgactaaatgtaaatgtaaatcatgaGCGACACTCAACACAAATGTGTGAGCAGTTAGGAGGCCCATATGAACACAATGTCGAATTCAATATTATGTATCGCTAGCACCCGGTTAGAACTGTTTGCCCAAATAAACCTCCTCATCGTCGTCCTCATTGTGAACAGCAGCATCATCGATACCATCACCTCGATCACCGCCAGCATCGGCGGCATCGCTATCTTGACAACAATCACCCCCATCGAAGCTCCTGCTGAACTCACACAGTGTGGACAGCTCCACTTGCCCTCCGGAGCCTTCTCCAGCTCGGGTTCCAGACACACCAGGTGGTAGGCCCTGGGGCAGGTGTCACACAGGATGATCTCCCCGCCCTGCTGACACACCTCACAGTAGTCCTGGTGGTCCGTCTCATAGCCGTCCACCTCCTCGTCGCCCATCACTGGgcggagggagcaagagagatggagggagggagggagggagagatagatggagaccgggagagagatggagtgacagagtgacacatggcagagaggagacagatagCCGAGAAACGCAAAGAATAGGTGAGTCTAGAATACATTGTGAGAGGAAGCAATTGTAAATCAAGCTAAACGTCCGAAACTGTCGCGATCGTCGATCTCCGGACAGGT
This sequence is a window from Hypomesus transpacificus isolate Combined female chromosome 25, fHypTra1, whole genome shotgun sequence. Protein-coding genes within it:
- the chd3 gene encoding chromodomain-helicase-DNA-binding protein 3 isoform X4, whose protein sequence is MSSPLRSCEEDEGMVVNSEGGDFDEEEEDDGDPDENASDINSPAALRETATLPAPEEEGEASEQDTFSRKKGRPKKKKETKKKEKGKEGKTAKAKKRKKIDSDVERDSEGEYGENSDSAASNYGSGEKKKKKKHKEKKEKKTKKKKKDDGDRDSSHEETTKPIEQKTSGQLAQEWGLEDVEHTFTEDDYHTLTNYKAFSQFMRPMIAKKNPKIPMSKMMTILGAKWREFSTNNPFKGNAAAVAAAAAAAAIAVAEQVSAAAASPEPPPQPPPLRKAKTKEGKGPGYKKRSKSPRVADKKKAAAVKAKKMAPIRIKLGAIGAKRKKSCSVSINMSEDVDEEESEQEDSSVHSSSVRSDSSGRPKKNKRGRPAKKKKKMMGDEEVDGYETDHQDYCEVCQQGGEIILCDTCPRAYHLVCLEPELEKAPEGKWSCPHCEKEGIQWEAKDEEFEDFEEEMEDGAAGQAGAGGVPVGVEEEEEEDDDHMEFCRVCKDGGELLCCDTCTSSYHIHCLNPPLPEIPNGEWLCPRCTCPHIKGRVQKILHWRWGEPPPPIPVPPPPDALPDAPPPPPMKGRAEREFFVKLAGQSYWHCTWITELQLEIFHSVMFRNYQRKTDMDEPPPLDYGSGDEEGGGKSEKRRLKDPQYAALEERFYRYYIKPEWMMIHRIINHSLDKKGVYHYLVKWRDLTYDQCTWERDDLEIPEFAIHKANYWRHRNEVMKEDPDKPRRMRNVRMEESEEAPGSPVNDPTIKYEEQPEFVSVTGGTLHLYQLEGLNWLRFSWAQGTDTILADEMGLGKTIQTIVFLYSLFKEGHTKGPFLVSAPLSTIINWEREFEMWAPDFYVLTYTGDKDSRAVIRENEFSFDDMAVKGGKKAFKLRRDAPIKFHVLLTSYELVTIDQTSLKSIDWACLVVDEAHRLKNNQSKFFRRLNDYKIDHKLLLTGTPLQNNLEELFHLLNFLTPNRFNNLEGFLEEFADISKEDQIKKLHDLLGPHMLRRLKADVFKNMPAKTELIVRVELSPMQKKYYKLILTRNFEALNSKGGGNQVSLLNIMMDLKKCCNHPYLFPVASMEAPKTASGAYEGGGLTKASGKLMLLQNMLRKLKDQGHRVLVFSQMTKMLDLLEDFLDFEGYKYERIDGSVTGALRQEAIDRFNAPGACQFCFLLSTRAGGLGINLATADTVIIFDSDWNPHNDIQAFSRAHRIGQANKVMIYRFVTRASVEERITQVAKRKMMLTHLVVRPGLGSKAGSMTKQELDDILKFGTEELFKDEIESSGGSSLKRGKKGASTTFMGDSRDDEGSVIHYDSGAIERLLDRSQDATDDTDMQNMNEYLSSFKVAQYMVREEDKIEEIEREIIKQEENVDPDYWEKLLRHHYEQQQEDLASKLGKGKRNRKPVNYNDAAQEDQDNQSEYSVGSEEEDEDFDERPEGRRQSRRQMRNERDKPLPPLLARVGGNLEVLGFNTRQRKAFLNAVMRWGMPAQDAFSCQWLVRDLRGKSEKEFKAYVSLFMRHLCEPVADGSETFADGVPREGLCRQPVLTRIGVMSLVKKKIQEFEHINGRWSLPELKPEVVVDSKSSRASSPAIKTATPTPEPSCNNTPCTSKPATPSPVEKPEKNGKEVEKEDIPPESEKEEGGKEESRKSTDSGEPPRAGTEVSPQGSPGKSNDNVEGDSKEEERNKMADAPSTPVPTEGKTAEEEIKVEKSAEDTPQQGPEVKDDKPADGEKEEEEKEKEKEKEKKSEEAAAPTETTGSKEKVENQPSDVKKEEVKGEKDPGKEVKGPKEEVARGNGKLPTERPRFMFNIADGGFTELHTLWQNEERAAISSGKMNDIWHRRHDFWLLAGIVLHGYARWQDIQNDPQFAIVNEPFKSQANKGNFLEMKNKFLARRFKLLEQALVIEEQLRRAAYLNMTQDPSHPAMALNARFAEVECLAESHQHLSKESLAGNKPANAVLHKVLNQLEELLSDMKADVTRLPATLSRVPPIASRLQMSERSILSRLASKGTETHTPPHIPPGPYATPQNYGATFTPAPPGGLPMGGGNYSQMPPGSFISEAAGGACLKTKEHDVMQRQRVVDLWKDGKSEGSIGQELRMPKSTVHSIIVKYRLSNTVENLPRNGRPKKP
- the chd3 gene encoding chromodomain-helicase-DNA-binding protein 3 isoform X6, with protein sequence MRMRSERETPKWSAGVTDEEEGEASEQDTFSRKKGRPKKKKETKKKEKGKEGKTAKAKKRKKIDSDVERDSEGEYGENSDSAASNYGSGEKKKKKKHKEKKEKKTKKKKKDDGDRDSSHEETTKPIEQKTSGQLAQEWGLEDVEHTFTEDDYHTLTNYKAFSQFMRPMIAKKNPKIPMSKMMTILGAKWREFSTNNPFKGNAAAVAAAAAAAAIAVAEQVSAAAASPEPPPQPPPLRKAKTKEGKGPGYKKRSKSPRVADKKKAAAVKAKKMAPIRIKLGAIGAKRKKSCSVSINMSEDVDEEESEQEDSSVHSSSVRSDSSGRPKKNKRGRPAKKKKKMMGDEEVDGYETDHQDYCEVCQQGGEIILCDTCPRAYHLVCLEPELEKAPEGKWSCPHCEKEGIQWEAKDEEFEDFEEEMEDGAAGQAGAGGVPVGVEEEEEEDDDHMEFCRVCKDGGELLCCDTCTSSYHIHCLNPPLPEIPNGEWLCPRCTCPHIKGRVQKILHWRWGEPPPPIPVPPPPDALPDAPPPPPMKGRAEREFFVKLAGQSYWHCTWITELQLEIFHSVMFRNYQRKTDMDEPPPLDYGSGDEEGGGKSEKRRLKDPQYAALEERFYRYYIKPEWMMIHRIINHSLDKKGVYHYLVKWRDLTYDQCTWERDDLEIPEFAIHKANYWRHRNEVMKEDPDKPRRMRNVRMEESEEAPGSPVNDPTIKYEEQPEFVSVTGGTLHLYQLEGLNWLRFSWAQGTDTILADEMGLGKTIQTIVFLYSLFKEGHTKGPFLVSAPLSTIINWEREFEMWAPDFYVLTYTGDKDSRAVIRENEFSFDDMAVKGGKKAFKLRRDAPIKFHVLLTSYELVTIDQTSLKSIDWACLVVDEAHRLKNNQSKFFRRLNDYKIDHKLLLTGTPLQNNLEELFHLLNFLTPNRFNNLEGFLEEFADISKEDQIKKLHDLLGPHMLRRLKADVFKNMPAKTELIVRVELSPMQKKYYKLILTRNFEALNSKGGGNQVSLLNIMMDLKKCCNHPYLFPVASMEAPKTASGAYEGGGLTKASGKLMLLQNMLRKLKDQGHRVLVFSQMTKMLDLLEDFLDFEGYKYERIDGSVTGALRQEAIDRFNAPGACQFCFLLSTRAGGLGINLATADTVIIFDSDWNPHNDIQAFSRAHRIGQANKVMIYRFVTRASVEERITQVAKRKMMLTHLVVRPGLGSKAGSMTKQELDDILKFGTEELFKDEIESSGGSSLKRGKKGASTTFMGDSRDDEGSVIHYDSGAIERLLDRSQDATDDTDMQNMNEYLSSFKVAQYMVREEDKIEEIEREIIKQEENVDPDYWEKLLRHHYEQQQEDLASKLGKGKRNRKPVNYNDAAQEDQEWHADISDNQSEYSVGSEEEDEDFDERPEGRRQSRRQMRNERDKPLPPLLARVGGNLEVLGFNTRQRKAFLNAVMRWGMPAQDAFSCQWLVRDLRGKSEKEFKAYVSLFMRHLCEPVADGSETFADGVPREGLCRQPVLTRIGVMSLVKKKIQEFEHINGRWSLPELKPEVVVDSKSSRASSPAIKTATPTPEPSCNNTPCTSKPATPSPVEKPEKNGKEVEKEDIPPESEKEEGGKEESRKSTDSGEPPRAGTEVSPQGSPGKSNDNVEGDSKEEERNKMADAPSTPVPTEGKTAEEEIKVEKSAEDTPQQGPEVKDDKPADGEKEEEEKEKEKEKEKKSEEAAAPTETTGSKEKVENQPSDVKKEEVKGEKDPGKEVKGPKEEVARGNGKLPTERPRFMFNIADGGFTELHTLWQNEERAAISSGKMNDIWHRRHDFWLLAGIVLHGYARWQDIQNDPQFAIVNEPFKSQANKGNFLEMKNKFLARRFKLLEQALVIEEQLRRAAYLNMTQDPSHPAMALNARFAEVECLAESHQHLSKESLAGNKPANAVLHKVLNQLEELLSDMKADVTRLPATLSRVPPIASRLQMSERSILSRLASKGTETHTPPHIPPGPYATPQNYGATFTPAPPGGLPMGGGNYSQMPPGSFISEAAGGACLKTKEHDVMQRQRVVDLWKDGKSEGSIGQELRMPKSTVHSIIVKYRLSNTVENLPRNGRPKKP